In Methanobacterium petrolearium, a single genomic region encodes these proteins:
- a CDS encoding YfcE family phosphodiesterase, whose translation MLIGVISDTHIPERADSIPEIVFEIFEDVNLILHAGDLVSLSVKNQLEAMKPTVCVQGNMDRYIGLKLPQRKKLNLEGIKIGLTHGEVYPRGDTQQLRYIGLEMDVEVLITGHTHWSFIKELPDMLLLNPGSPTVPRLSDPSVMIIEVEDGQLDAKIVKIGDPVCKALNFNKP comes from the coding sequence ATGTTAATCGGCGTTATATCAGACACCCACATCCCTGAAAGGGCAGATAGTATCCCTGAGATAGTATTTGAAATTTTTGAAGATGTAAATCTCATATTACATGCAGGAGACCTTGTTTCTCTTTCAGTTAAAAACCAGTTAGAAGCAATGAAACCTACAGTATGTGTTCAGGGCAACATGGATCGTTATATTGGTCTAAAACTACCTCAGAGGAAAAAATTAAATCTTGAGGGTATTAAAATTGGTTTAACACACGGAGAAGTTTATCCGAGGGGAGATACCCAACAGTTACGTTATATTGGTCTGGAAATGGATGTGGAAGTTTTGATTACCGGCCATACTCACTGGTCTTTCATCAAAGAGTTACCAGATATGCTCTTACTGAACCCAGGAAGTCCTACAGTTCCCCGACTCTCAGATCCGTCAGTAATGATCATAGAAGTTGAGGATGGTCAATTAGATGCCAAGATTGTTAAAATCGGAGATCCTGTTTGTAAAGCCCTCAATTTCAATAAACCCTAA